TCTGTTCGCGGATCAGCTCGGTCGCCAAGCCGTTCGAGGAGATGATGATCTGGGCCTTCGGCGAAACCTCCTTGATGATCGCGACGATTTCAGGCAGGTCGGGGCGCAGGAACGGCTCTCCGCCGGTAAGATTGATATGCTTCAAGGTCGGCGCCAGATTGCGGAAATACCCGAGCGGCAATTCGGCCGGATTCTGGTCCTGCCAGATATTGCACATCTGGCAGCGCGAGTTGCAACGATAGGTTATGGCGATAGTGGCGTCGATCGGCTGGTAGGTTTTCATATGGTTAATGGATGAATAATCTTAATATGGAAATCTTCAAAGTGTGCATCAGCTTGACCAGCTTCCGCTCGACGAGGCGGTCGGGCCAATGTTTGCCCATGAAATACTCGAGATTGTCGCGCTCCCAGCGCATACGCTCGAGCGTGCGGCGTCCGCCGGCGGAAAAACCGTGGTAGTGGAGAACCTTGGCTTTGGGCAGATAAACCACCTGCCAACCGGACTCGGTCGCCCGCGAGCAGTAATCGATGTCTTCGACTCCGAAAAAGAATTTCTCGTCCAGCTCGCCCAACTGTTCCAAGACAGCTCGTCTGAGCATCAAGCAGCCGCCGGAAACCCAGCCGACTTGGCCGCCATGCTCGAAAAGCGAGCGGTTGAAACGGTTAGGATATAGCAGGCTGCCGCCCGGCAGATATTTGTAAAGCGTGGATAAGCGGATGAATTCCGACATGAAACTGAACGAACGGCCGCAACTGACTTGGAACTCCCCGTCAGGATAAGCCATCCGTGGCCCGACGATGCCGGCCTGGGCGTTCTGTTCAAGATAGGCTGCCAACTTGTCCACTGCCCCGGCTTCGACGATTACGTCAGAATTGAGCAAAAGGATAAATTCCCCCTCAGCCAAGCGCATGCCCTGGTTGGCGGCCCCAGCAAAGCCGAGGTTGGTTTCATTGGCGAAGTAGCGTATGCGCTCGTCGGCAAGGTTCTCGATATACATCCTCTCGGTCGAGCCGTTATCGATCAAGATGACTTCCTTGACCGATTCGTCGGCACGCTCAAGCAAACGCACGATCGCGCGCTCAGTCAGTTCCGGCGTGTTGTAATTAATTATTACTGCTGATACTTTTTTCATAAGCGCTTATATTTATCAAAGCTCCGAGTGAGAGCCAGAAGACCAAGGCATAAGGCAAGGCCAGGAACGTCACCTCTACCAGCCCATTGACGAAAGCAGCCATAACCATGGCGATGACGCCGTAACCGAGCCAGCGTTCTCCTGGCGACCGACGGCGAGTGTAGACCGCTTGGCCCAGCACGCTTGCCATCAATAATGTCACCATGGCGACTCCCAGTACGCCCAGGTCGACTGCCGCTTGGAGGATGAAATTATTCAATAAATCGCTCTGGTCATAGCCGAGCATCTTCTTGAAATGCTCCATCTGCTGGCCGGCGCCGACGCCGAATTGCCAGTGCTGCTGCAGTATCTTCCAGGAAGTCTTATATTCTAAAACCCGATATTGGGTGTTGGCGTCGTTGAAAGTATTGG
The genomic region above belongs to Candidatus Falkowbacteria bacterium and contains:
- a CDS encoding glycosyltransferase family 2 protein: MKKVSAVIINYNTPELTERAIVRLLERADESVKEVILIDNGSTERMYIENLADERIRYFANETNLGFAGAANQGMRLAEGEFILLLNSDVIVEAGAVDKLAAYLEQNAQAGIVGPRMAYPDGEFQVSCGRSFSFMSEFIRLSTLYKYLPGGSLLYPNRFNRSLFEHGGQVGWVSGGCLMLRRAVLEQLGELDEKFFFGVEDIDYCSRATESGWQVVYLPKAKVLHYHGFSAGGRRTLERMRWERDNLEYFMGKHWPDRLVERKLVKLMHTLKISILRLFIH